A genome region from Leptolyngbya sp. CCY15150 includes the following:
- a CDS encoding DUF6653 family protein → MVARTISTLFAMDERTWRGHANPWCFWTRLSTIPLLFLAIWSRVWLGWDALWLAAVALGWIWVNARLFPPPKSTRNWMSKGVFGERVWINRSQVPIPPHHHVLPQILTAVAALGMGLGFWGLWQLDLPLTLVGTLLIFVGKLWFFDRMVWLYEDMKDATPEYQSWLY, encoded by the coding sequence ATGGTGGCTCGGACAATCTCAACCCTGTTTGCTATGGATGAGCGCACCTGGCGTGGCCACGCCAACCCCTGGTGCTTTTGGACTCGACTTTCAACCATTCCCCTGCTGTTCTTAGCTATTTGGAGTCGAGTTTGGCTGGGCTGGGATGCTCTCTGGCTGGCCGCCGTCGCCCTGGGTTGGATATGGGTCAATGCCCGACTGTTTCCGCCGCCCAAGTCAACCCGCAACTGGATGTCTAAGGGCGTGTTTGGCGAACGGGTGTGGATTAACCGCTCTCAAGTCCCGATTCCGCCCCATCACCACGTTTTGCCCCAGATTTTAACGGCGGTTGCGGCCCTTGGTATGGGGCTGGGCTTTTGGGGGCTGTGGCAGCTCGATCTGCCCCTGACCCTAGTGGGCACGCTGCTGATTTTTGTTGGCAAACTTTGGTTTTTTGACCGCATGGTGTGGCTCTACGAAGACATGAAAGATGCCACCCCCGAGTACCAAAGCTGGCTCTATTGA